In Helicobacter cetorum MIT 00-7128, the genomic window GCATGATTTCTTTCTGTTCTAAGGTTTGTATCACTTGCTTTAATTCGGCTCTCTCTGTCGTTTCTAAGGATTGAAATTTGACTAGTAGTGCGTTGTGTGTTTGAAGCAATGTTTCGTAGCTCTCTTTCAAGTTTAAGGTTTCTGTCTCTAGGCTCTCGTAATCGTTGCTTAGCCTTTGAAATTCTGCTGTAACTTTCTCTAGCTTGGTTAATAGCTCGTTTCTGTCGTTCTCTAAACTCGCTATCTCGCTGTTCTTTGCTTGTAGTAAGCTCTCTTTCTCGTTCTGTAAGTTCTCTACTTCTTTGATTAAAACATTCTGTAGCATACTTAAGCATTCGTTCTGCATGTTTTTCCCTTATTTCTTGGTCGGCATTTGGTTGTAAATTCTCTGTAGGTTGGCGTTTTCTAGTCTGTCTATCTCTCGCTTTAATTGAAAAACTTCTTTCTGTGAAAGCTCTAATTCCTTGTCCTTGTTGGGTAGAATGATTAGAAAGTATGCCCCCACTAATATTGCCCCCATGATGACTAGCCCCATAATGAAAGTTAGGGGCATTAGTAAAGATTTCTTGGCTAGGTTCTTGTGGACCTGTTTCTCTAGCTCTTGTAGTTTCGTTTGCATAATCTTGTTGTGTTGATTGTTGGCTGTCTCTAACTCTAGGTAGCTGTTCTTTAGGCTCTCTTTTGTTGTTTGAAGTAGATTGATGTAATTTTTCATAGTAGCGTTGTTTGTATTCAATGTGTCTGTGTAGCTTGTTTTCAAGCTCTCGCAAAAGTTCTGCATGATTGTCGCTATCTCTTTGATTATTTGGGCGTTCTCGTTGGCTCTCTCGCTGTCTAACTTCGCGAATTTGCTCTCTAATGTCTGTAATACTTCTAAATGTTTCATTGTAGTAAAATCCTTTCAATCGTTTGGCTTTAGGTTCGTTGGGTAGCTTGACACTAATATAATCCTTGCCTTGTCTAGTAACTTCGCACTGACTATCTTTTAAAAAATTAATGATGTCATCTCGGCTGTTAAATAGCTTTCCTAAGTTGTCTTGTATGAGCTTGTCTAGTTTTTCATAGGTTGCTAAAAGTTCTTTATTTTGGGGGTTTTTAGTTTGGTGTTGTTGTATATTGTGCTGTTTTTCTAAGTCTTTAGGGTTTGTAAAATTGTGTTTTAGGTTGATACAATCTTTCCATAGGTCAATGCGTGTAATGTCCGCACTATGATAGTAAGGGGTAAAAGCTTTTTGAGTTATCAAATCAATTCTAGGTATAACAAAATTTAACTCCAAACGCCCCTTGTCTGTGTGTTCTACCCATAAAATGTTGTAGCGATTTTGCATGTTTTCTGTGAGTAAGGCATTTTCAAAACTTTCCATAAGTTCGTATTTTAGGCTCTCATCAATATTTGGCTCTTCAAAGGATAAGCACCCAACACATGCCTTGTGTTTTTGAGTGAGAGAGAGTAAAAGGCTTTTAGTTAGATTAGGGTCGCCCCTTAAAACTTTAGCTGTGCCTTGTTCCACTCTTTCATTAAGCAAGTAATTAACGCTCCCATCACCATCACCGCCCCCTTGATTAGTCCCCCAAAATTTAACTAACATACTTAGCTCTTAGTTGTTCTAATTGATGACTAATTTCTATCAGTTGCTCTAAGGCTAATCTATCCCATACCCCCTTATTAGTGTTGAGATGTTTAGCAATTTGATTTAAATTGTTTCCCCACTTAGCTAATTCAATAACTAGCTCTTTATTAACAATAGCTTTTTGTTTTTTATTTTTTATAGGAGCTTGTGAGTTTTGAGTTAAAAGAGAGTTTAAAACTAATTGCGAGAAGTTTAGATTTTTTTCTTGCATTTGAGTTTGGATAGTTTGCCATTGCTCTTTAGATAATCTAAGACTTTTAATGACTTGTTTATTTGTTTGAATACTCACTTATTCCCTTATTTTGATTTTGGGGGGTCAAGGGGGGGTTCGCTCCACTGCGAGCTATTTTGTAATACAAAATATATGCTCGCCCCTTTTAATTATAGTTTAGCATAGATTGATTAAAGTTTAGATATAATGGGGCTACAATGTCGTTTAATACAAGGAGCTGAAATGTTAAAAGATGTAGAAATTGGAGTTAAGTTTTATAAAGAATTTGGCAAATTAGAAAAACAATTAGCTAAATATCAAAGTAAAGTTTTAGAAATTAAAACACAAATGAGAGAGATTAAAAAGCAATACTCACAAGCTAAAAAAGATGAGAAAAAAGCTAAAAACTTAGAGACTTTACAAGCGATTAAAGATGTAGAGAGTGGGGCTAATTTTACAAAAATTGATAGTTTAGATGAGCTTACAAATGAGTTAAAAAGAGAGATTAGCTCTTGGATTTTATCGCCCTTAACGCAGTATTTGCTGACTTCTTTTATGGCGTGTTCTAAAACTTCAATGTTGCTGTTGGGTAGGTTTTGGGCTAGATTTGCGTGTAAATCGCTTTTATTTGCGTTTAGAATGTAGGAGGGTATGTCTATTATGCCTTTGGGTAGATTTTTGGTTTTAGGCTTAAATTTGGGCGTTATTTTGCGTATGTCTAGGATTTCACTTTCGGTGTAGGTAAA contains:
- a CDS encoding relaxase/mobilization nuclease domain-containing protein gives rise to the protein MLVKFWGTNQGGGDGDGSVNYLLNERVEQGTAKVLRGDPNLTKSLLLSLTQKHKACVGCLSFEEPNIDESLKYELMESFENALLTENMQNRYNILWVEHTDKGRLELNFVIPRIDLITQKAFTPYYHSADITRIDLWKDCINLKHNFTNPKDLEKQHNIQQHQTKNPQNKELLATYEKLDKLIQDNLGKLFNSRDDIINFLKDSQCEVTRQGKDYISVKLPNEPKAKRLKGFYYNETFRSITDIREQIREVRQRESQRERPNNQRDSDNHAELLRELENKLHRHIEYKQRYYEKLHQSTSNNKREPKEQLPRVRDSQQSTQQDYANETTRARETGPQEPSQEIFTNAPNFHYGASHHGGNISGGILSNHSTQQGQGIRAFTERSFSIKARDRQTRKRQPTENLQPNADQEIREKHAERMLKYATECFNQRSRELTERERELTTSKEQRDSEFRERQKRAINQARESYSRISKAKQRLREPRDRNLKLERELRNIASNTQRTTSQISILRNDRESRIKASDTNLRTERNHAQKRFKSGLRADFTTRITERSNQRARDFTSSIQDTTNTIREFQNNSQTRARTILHGIYTRTRDTINAIKNIYRNAKERISDFFQPTNERLSKRMEQETRELSKRVGEQEQRLREQDTRTSNLADKIAEHNQKIENSRSKGMGGR
- a CDS encoding plasmid mobilization protein, whose protein sequence is MSIQTNKQVIKSLRLSKEQWQTIQTQMQEKNLNFSQLVLNSLLTQNSQAPIKNKKQKAIVNKELVIELAKWGNNLNQIAKHLNTNKGVWDRLALEQLIEISHQLEQLRAKYVS